A single region of the Methylocystis echinoides genome encodes:
- a CDS encoding cation:proton antiporter: MTPIWAQAALVFGLALIAGLLASRFRLSTALVEILVGLAAQAVLGLVGYEWIFAVQEPWVKTLAGIGAILLTFLAGAELDPDVFKRQWKEAAAVGGASFLLPAVACWAGAHYLLGWESSPALLAGIALAATSVAVVYTVMMEYGFNRTDFGKTILAACFITDLGTVVTLGLVFAPFTWKTLLFAGALIAAFVYLPRITPRAFALFGGRPSEFEAKFLLFTLMGLGALATWAGSEAVLPAYLIGMALAGSVGRDAALIRRLRTITIGLLTPFYFIRAGYFVSLPAVLAAPLGVLVFLVLEMGAKVVSVYPVARRFDRPHKDAMYTTLLMASGLTFGTISALFGLSNRIIDQAQYSTLVAAIIGTAVIPTLIANRYYLPRHLLPRDEAEDVREARAETALETSDVRS, from the coding sequence ATGACGCCGATCTGGGCGCAGGCCGCGCTGGTTTTCGGACTGGCGCTGATCGCCGGGCTTCTCGCGAGCCGGTTCCGTCTCTCCACGGCGCTCGTCGAGATTCTCGTGGGACTGGCGGCGCAAGCCGTTCTCGGCCTCGTCGGCTATGAATGGATCTTCGCCGTTCAGGAGCCCTGGGTGAAAACCCTCGCCGGAATCGGCGCGATCCTGCTCACCTTTCTCGCCGGCGCCGAACTCGACCCGGACGTGTTCAAACGCCAGTGGAAGGAGGCGGCCGCCGTCGGCGGCGCGAGCTTCCTTCTGCCCGCCGTCGCCTGCTGGGCCGGGGCGCATTATCTGCTCGGCTGGGAGTCGTCTCCGGCGCTGCTCGCCGGCATTGCGCTCGCCGCCACTTCCGTCGCCGTCGTTTACACGGTGATGATGGAATATGGCTTCAACCGCACCGATTTCGGCAAGACCATTCTCGCCGCCTGTTTCATCACCGATCTCGGTACGGTGGTGACGCTCGGTCTCGTCTTCGCGCCCTTCACCTGGAAGACGCTGCTCTTCGCGGGCGCCCTGATCGCGGCCTTTGTCTATCTTCCCAGGATCACCCCGCGCGCCTTCGCGCTCTTTGGCGGACGGCCCTCGGAATTCGAGGCGAAATTCCTGCTCTTCACGCTGATGGGTCTCGGCGCGCTCGCCACCTGGGCGGGAAGCGAAGCCGTGCTGCCGGCCTATCTCATCGGCATGGCGCTGGCGGGAAGCGTCGGCCGCGACGCCGCGCTGATCCGGCGCCTGCGCACCATCACCATCGGGCTGCTGACGCCCTTCTATTTCATCCGCGCCGGCTATTTTGTCTCGCTGCCGGCGGTGCTGGCGGCGCCGCTCGGCGTGCTGGTCTTTCTCGTCCTCGAAATGGGCGCGAAGGTGGTGAGCGTCTATCCCGTCGCGCGCCGCTTCGACCGGCCGCACAAGGACGCGATGTATACGACGCTGCTGATGGCCTCGGGCCTCACCTTCGGCACGATCTCGGCGCTCTTCGGCCTCTCCAACAGGATCATCGACCAGGCGCAATATTCGACGCTGGTCGCGGCGATCATCGGCACGGCGGTCATCCCGACGCTGATCGCTAACCGCTATTATCTGCCGCGCCATCTGCTGCCGCGCGACGAAGCGGAGGATGTGCGGGAGGCGCGGGCGGAGACGGCGCTGGAGACGTCGGATGTGCGGTCCTAG
- a CDS encoding FKBP-type peptidyl-prolyl cis-trans isomerase — MRMISKALAAVLLAAVAVAPTALRAEPETTLTADGLKYIDNKVGTGAAPKVGQNVTVHYTGWLYVNGAKGKKFDSSRDRGEPFEFPLGMGQVIKGWDEGVETMKVGGKRTLIIPPELGYGPRAMGNAIPANSWLIFDVELLGVK, encoded by the coding sequence ATGCGCATGATCAGCAAGGCGCTCGCCGCCGTCCTTCTCGCCGCCGTCGCCGTGGCGCCGACCGCGCTGCGCGCCGAGCCGGAGACGACGCTCACCGCCGACGGCCTGAAATATATCGACAACAAGGTCGGGACGGGCGCCGCGCCGAAGGTCGGCCAGAACGTCACCGTTCATTACACCGGCTGGCTCTATGTGAACGGCGCCAAGGGCAAGAAGTTCGACAGCTCGCGCGACCGCGGCGAGCCCTTCGAATTTCCGCTCGGCATGGGTCAGGTCATCAAGGGCTGGGACGAGGGCGTCGAGACGATGAAGGTCGGCGGCAAGCGCACGCTCATCATCCCGCCGGAGCTGGGCTACGGCCCGCGCGCCATGGGCAACGCCATTCCGGCCAATTCCTGGCTGATCTTCGACGTCGAGCTGCTCGGCGTGAAGTAA
- a CDS encoding adenosine kinase, which produces MSASLDVLGIGNAIVDTLSRAEDDLLVAAGLVKGSMALVDEASADRLYELMGPTTVISGGSAANTMAGVASLGALAGFVGKVKADAAGREFIHDIRQAGVIFDTPPALDGAATARCLIFVTPDGQRTMNTFLGACQALGPSDIDEAAVAGAKILYMEGYLWDPPGAKEAFLRAAKVSRANGRKVALTLSDSFCVGRYRAEFLSLIRDGVIDILFANESELHALYETADFDTAIAALRAEKGLLGVVTRSEKGCVVASAESLIAAPAFPVAEVVDTTGAGDLFAAGFLTGYARGLPHEKSAALGALAAAEIISHVGARPLKNLQQLARDNGLLA; this is translated from the coding sequence ATGTCAGCTTCCCTCGATGTCCTCGGCATCGGCAACGCCATCGTCGACACTCTTTCGCGCGCCGAGGACGACCTCCTCGTCGCCGCCGGCCTCGTCAAGGGCTCCATGGCGCTCGTCGACGAAGCCAGCGCCGACCGGCTCTACGAGCTGATGGGTCCGACGACCGTCATCTCCGGCGGCTCGGCCGCTAATACGATGGCGGGCGTCGCCAGCCTCGGCGCCCTCGCCGGATTCGTCGGCAAGGTGAAGGCGGACGCCGCGGGCCGGGAATTCATCCACGACATTCGTCAGGCGGGCGTCATCTTCGACACGCCCCCCGCGCTGGACGGCGCCGCCACCGCGCGCTGCCTGATCTTCGTGACGCCGGACGGCCAGCGCACCATGAACACCTTCCTCGGCGCCTGTCAGGCGCTCGGCCCCTCGGACATCGACGAGGCCGCCGTCGCGGGCGCGAAAATCCTCTACATGGAAGGCTATCTGTGGGACCCGCCGGGCGCCAAGGAAGCCTTCTTGCGCGCGGCGAAGGTCTCGCGGGCGAATGGCCGCAAGGTCGCCCTGACCCTCTCCGACAGTTTCTGCGTCGGGCGCTATCGCGCGGAGTTCCTGTCGCTCATCCGCGACGGCGTGATCGACATTCTCTTCGCCAATGAGAGCGAATTGCACGCCCTCTACGAGACCGCCGATTTCGACACGGCGATCGCGGCGCTGCGCGCCGAAAAGGGCCTGCTGGGCGTGGTGACGCGCTCCGAGAAGGGCTGCGTCGTCGCCAGCGCGGAGAGCCTGATCGCCGCCCCCGCCTTCCCGGTCGCGGAGGTCGTCGACACGACCGGCGCCGGCGATCTCTTCGCGGCGGGCTTTCTGACCGGCTACGCCAGGGGCCTGCCGCATGAAAAGAGCGCCGCCCTCGGCGCCCTCGCGGCGGCGGAAATCATCTCTCATGTCGGAGCGCGGCCGCTGAAGAATCTTCAGCAGCTCGCCCGCGACAACGGTCTTCTCGCCTGA
- a CDS encoding outer membrane protein produces MPRPFLRARATLLTALLGMMLAPAQAADLFSLPEPPALPEEPVEWGDNWYLRADVGWQQITVPAISGDFAGSFNKADLAMGAIGGGYQFNDWLRADVTIDRSVFRRSGAIGQLWCPYGVVGLTSQWTDNNIGIFADPNETCTRAATASLVRTSALANVYFDIVHIWGLTPYIGAGAGLTYNNSASSVGYFRNSDGAIWAPNLTLPTGQVPQWIYNYSGAGTDANGEKYDIVYPFHTQVPFGPTNWSVSQNRSAWSFAWNVMAGVSYDISQNLKVDLSYRYLNAGTFSGLAAWGSTVVPVSGSITAQEVRLGVRVTTN; encoded by the coding sequence ATGCCCCGCCCCTTTTTGCGCGCCCGCGCGACCCTCCTCACCGCGCTGCTCGGCATGATGCTGGCGCCGGCGCAGGCCGCCGACCTGTTCAGCCTGCCCGAGCCGCCGGCGCTGCCGGAGGAGCCGGTGGAGTGGGGCGACAACTGGTATCTGCGCGCCGACGTCGGCTGGCAGCAGATCACGGTTCCGGCCATCAGCGGCGACTTCGCGGGCTCGTTCAACAAGGCCGACCTCGCGATGGGCGCGATCGGCGGCGGCTATCAGTTCAACGACTGGCTGCGCGCCGACGTCACCATCGACCGCAGCGTCTTCCGCAGGAGCGGCGCGATCGGGCAGCTCTGGTGTCCCTACGGCGTCGTAGGCCTCACGAGTCAGTGGACCGATAACAATATCGGCATTTTTGCCGATCCCAACGAAACCTGCACACGCGCCGCAACAGCCTCGCTGGTGCGCACCAGCGCACTCGCCAACGTCTATTTCGACATCGTCCATATCTGGGGACTGACCCCCTATATCGGCGCCGGCGCGGGCCTTACATACAATAACTCGGCCTCCAGCGTCGGCTATTTCCGCAACTCCGATGGCGCGATCTGGGCGCCCAATCTAACGTTGCCGACCGGTCAGGTTCCGCAGTGGATTTACAACTACTCGGGAGCGGGGACGGACGCCAACGGGGAGAAGTACGATATCGTCTATCCTTTCCATACTCAGGTTCCGTTCGGCCCCACCAACTGGAGCGTCTCGCAGAACCGATCCGCCTGGAGTTTCGCCTGGAATGTCATGGCCGGCGTCAGCTATGACATCTCCCAAAATCTCAAGGTCGATCTCAGCTACCGCTATCTGAACGCCGGCACATTCAGCGGTCTTGCCGCCTGGGGATCGACCGTCGTTCCGGTCTCCGGCAGCATCACCGCGCAGGAGGTCCGGCTCGGCGTGCGCGTGACCACCAACTGA
- a CDS encoding glycosyltransferase family 4 protein: MSDDTEAARARIRLLEAQLEQLRRETLHLTHERYRLIYSASGHLYNVLRPIERRIADAGAAVLARFRKAPAPAAEAPVYSPATPTAAGPALPARRLLIDVTATAKMDMGTGIQRVVKEVARACHSGAAFDIPAFAVRCEGGRVFAANAFVARLTGAPAQADAEIAIERGDRFLTLADSWNAFDELAAVFDRIRAGGGEIVTCVFDLIPELHPYACHEATPPRYGAWLRRALVESDAFLAISRTVAEELADYVVAKGLPHRPGLKIGWFHLGADLAAPAAEHPRDKIAAAVAGGAPAFLMVGTIEPRKGHRVALDAFDALWARGVDARLVIVGRRGWLEEALVAAIEGHREKGRRLFWFADADDRELSWLYGKVRALILPSYAEGFGLPIVEAARHGRAVICSDIPVFREVARDGAIYFPVNDPAALAAAVEDFLAGRRTADPGRALNVAWADSARRIVEIVAREDWLTRLD, translated from the coding sequence GTGAGCGACGATACGGAGGCGGCGCGCGCGCGCATCCGGCTGCTCGAAGCCCAGCTCGAACAATTGCGCCGCGAAACCCTGCATCTCACCCATGAGCGCTATCGGCTGATCTATTCGGCCTCGGGTCATCTCTATAACGTCCTGCGCCCCATCGAGCGCCGCATCGCCGACGCCGGCGCGGCGGTTCTCGCCCGTTTCCGCAAGGCGCCCGCGCCAGCCGCCGAGGCGCCGGTCTATTCGCCGGCGACGCCCACCGCCGCCGGCCCCGCCCTGCCGGCGCGCCGTCTGTTGATCGACGTCACTGCAACCGCGAAGATGGACATGGGCACGGGCATTCAGCGCGTGGTGAAGGAAGTCGCCCGCGCCTGCCATTCCGGCGCCGCCTTCGACATTCCCGCTTTCGCCGTGCGCTGCGAGGGCGGCCGCGTCTTCGCCGCCAACGCCTTCGTCGCGCGTCTGACCGGCGCGCCGGCCCAGGCCGACGCCGAGATCGCCATCGAGCGGGGCGACCGTTTCCTCACCCTCGCCGACAGCTGGAACGCCTTCGACGAACTCGCGGCGGTCTTCGACCGCATCCGCGCCGGCGGCGGCGAGATCGTCACCTGCGTCTTCGATCTCATTCCCGAACTGCACCCCTACGCCTGTCATGAGGCGACGCCGCCGCGCTATGGGGCCTGGCTGCGCCGCGCGCTTGTCGAAAGCGACGCGTTCCTCGCCATTTCGCGCACGGTCGCGGAGGAGCTTGCGGACTATGTCGTCGCGAAAGGGCTGCCGCATCGGCCGGGACTCAAGATCGGCTGGTTCCATCTGGGCGCCGATCTCGCGGCGCCTGCCGCCGAACACCCGCGCGACAAGATCGCCGCCGCCGTCGCAGGCGGCGCGCCGGCCTTTCTGATGGTCGGGACCATCGAGCCGCGCAAGGGCCATCGCGTGGCGCTCGACGCCTTCGACGCGCTCTGGGCGAGAGGCGTCGATGCGCGGCTCGTGATCGTCGGCCGTCGCGGCTGGCTGGAGGAGGCGCTTGTCGCCGCCATCGAGGGCCACAGGGAGAAAGGGCGGCGGCTGTTCTGGTTCGCCGACGCCGACGACCGGGAGCTCTCCTGGCTCTATGGGAAGGTCCGCGCCCTCATCCTGCCCTCCTACGCCGAAGGCTTCGGCCTGCCCATCGTCGAGGCCGCCCGGCACGGCCGCGCCGTGATCTGTAGCGATATCCCGGTCTTTCGGGAAGTGGCGCGCGACGGCGCGATCTACTTTCCCGTCAACGATCCCGCGGCGCTCGCGGCGGCGGTCGAGGATTTCCTTGCGGGGCGGAGAACCGCCGATCCGGGCCGGGCGCTCAACGTGGCCTGGGCCGATTCGGCGCGCCGCATCGTCGAGATCGTCGCGCGCGAGGACTGGCTGACGCGGCTCGACTGA
- a CDS encoding GDP-mannose 4,6-dehydratase → MTAAYKRILLTGGGGFVGAHAAGALAAAWPDAFRVNLLRPGESAGNPAFSVAVCDLTDEAAVDRLVADVCPDLVVHLAGQASIGQSASAPEATWRANFHGAFGLGAAVGRHAPDAVMLFASTATAYGASFADGPATEETPLRPLDVYSRSKAAAESALADVVGPRARLLVARPVNHSGPGQRSRHFVLSSFAAQIAAIEAGKAEPRLEVGDLSKARDFLDVRDVVDAYMRLIAAAGDLPARAVFNVGSGEAHSIADLLEIMRGMARRPFEVHVDPARLRPAATDLASVRCDASKLRAATGWRPQHSMTDMLGALLDHWRAEIAGDAA, encoded by the coding sequence ATGACGGCGGCCTACAAGCGCATCCTGCTGACGGGCGGCGGCGGTTTCGTCGGCGCCCATGCCGCCGGCGCGCTCGCCGCGGCCTGGCCCGACGCCTTTCGGGTCAATCTGCTGCGCCCTGGCGAAAGCGCGGGGAATCCCGCCTTCTCCGTCGCGGTCTGCGATCTCACCGACGAAGCGGCGGTGGATCGTCTCGTCGCCGACGTCTGCCCCGATCTCGTCGTGCATCTCGCCGGCCAGGCCTCGATCGGCCAGTCGGCCAGCGCGCCGGAAGCGACCTGGCGGGCCAATTTCCATGGCGCGTTCGGGCTTGGCGCGGCGGTCGGCCGCCACGCGCCGGACGCCGTGATGCTCTTCGCCTCCACGGCCACCGCCTATGGGGCGAGCTTCGCCGACGGTCCCGCGACCGAAGAGACGCCGCTGCGCCCCCTCGATGTCTACAGCCGCTCGAAGGCGGCGGCCGAGAGCGCCCTCGCCGACGTCGTCGGCCCCCGCGCGCGCCTCCTCGTCGCCCGCCCCGTCAATCATTCCGGACCGGGCCAGCGCAGCCGTCATTTCGTCCTGTCCTCCTTCGCGGCGCAGATCGCCGCCATCGAGGCCGGAAAGGCCGAGCCGCGCCTCGAGGTCGGCGATCTCTCCAAGGCGCGCGACTTCCTCGACGTGCGCGACGTGGTCGACGCCTATATGCGGCTGATCGCTGCGGCGGGCGATCTGCCCGCGCGCGCCGTCTTCAACGTCGGCTCCGGGGAGGCGCACAGCATCGCCGACTTACTCGAGATCATGCGCGGCATGGCGCGGCGCCCCTTCGAGGTCCATGTCGATCCCGCGCGACTGCGGCCGGCCGCGACGGATCTCGCCAGCGTGCGCTGCGACGCCTCGAAGCTGCGCGCCGCGACGGGCTGGCGCCCACAACATTCGATGACCGACATGCTCGGCGCGCTGCTCGATCACTGGCGGGCGGAAATCGCGGGAGACGCGGCGTGA
- the gmd gene encoding GDP-mannose 4,6-dehydratase: MTKRALVTGVTGQDGAYLSQFLLEKGYEVHGVVRRSSHRGVEDHRLRWLGISGKVHLHDADLIDLSSLIRTVEDVRPDEIYNLAAQSYVASSWRQPVLTANVTAVGVTNVLEAMRLAAPGARFYQASSSEMYGLIQEPMQSEKTPFYPRSPYAVAKLYGHWITVNYRESFGLHASSGILFNHESPLRGVEFVTRKVTSTVAAIKLGRTSELRLGNIDAKRDWGHARDYVRAMWLMLQQEKPDDYVVATGVTTTVRDMCRIAFDHAGLDMDKHLVIDPAFFRPAEVDVLLGDSGKARKVLGWKPEITLDQMIREMVDADLARLKNES, translated from the coding sequence ATGACAAAGCGCGCGCTTGTGACAGGCGTAACCGGCCAGGATGGCGCCTATCTCTCGCAGTTTCTGCTCGAGAAGGGCTATGAGGTGCATGGCGTCGTCCGCCGCTCCTCCCATCGCGGCGTCGAGGACCACCGCCTGCGCTGGCTCGGGATCAGCGGCAAGGTTCACCTGCACGATGCTGATCTCATTGATCTGTCGAGCCTTATTCGCACGGTCGAGGATGTGCGGCCCGACGAGATCTACAATCTCGCGGCGCAGTCCTATGTCGCCTCCTCCTGGCGCCAGCCGGTCCTGACGGCGAATGTCACCGCCGTCGGCGTCACCAATGTGCTGGAGGCCATGCGCCTCGCCGCGCCCGGCGCGCGCTTCTATCAGGCCTCCTCCTCGGAGATGTACGGGCTCATTCAGGAGCCCATGCAGAGCGAGAAGACCCCCTTCTATCCCCGCTCGCCCTATGCGGTGGCCAAGCTCTATGGCCACTGGATCACGGTGAATTACCGCGAGAGCTTCGGCCTGCACGCCTCCTCGGGTATTCTCTTCAACCATGAGAGCCCGCTGCGCGGCGTCGAATTCGTCACCCGCAAGGTCACCAGCACCGTCGCGGCGATCAAGCTCGGCAGGACCAGCGAATTGCGGCTCGGTAATATCGACGCCAAGCGCGACTGGGGCCACGCGCGCGACTATGTGCGCGCCATGTGGCTGATGCTCCAGCAGGAAAAGCCCGACGACTATGTCGTGGCGACAGGCGTGACGACGACCGTGCGCGACATGTGCCGCATCGCCTTCGACCATGCCGGCCTCGACATGGACAAGCATCTCGTCATCGACCCGGCCTTCTTCCGCCCGGCGGAAGTGGACGTTCTGCTCGGCGATTCCGGCAAGGCGCGCAAGGTTCTGGGCTGGAAGCCCGAAATCACCCTTGACCAGATGATCCGCGAAATGGTCGACGCCGACCTCGCCAGACTGAAAAACGAATCGTAA
- a CDS encoding YidB family protein, whose amino-acid sequence MSWLKAIVGGAIGAEALTLIKDYVEKQGGIDAVVNDFKSGGFKKKVESWVSTGTNEAISSIEVGQAIGIEKVKKLAESAGIDVNKARDLLAEYLPIAIDKATPEGKLPEDKK is encoded by the coding sequence ATGAGCTGGCTCAAGGCGATCGTCGGCGGCGCCATTGGCGCGGAAGCGCTGACGCTGATCAAGGACTATGTCGAGAAGCAGGGCGGCATCGACGCCGTCGTCAACGACTTCAAGAGCGGCGGCTTCAAGAAGAAGGTCGAGTCCTGGGTTTCGACGGGGACCAATGAGGCGATCAGCAGCATTGAGGTCGGCCAGGCGATCGGCATCGAAAAGGTCAAGAAGCTGGCCGAGTCGGCCGGAATCGACGTCAACAAGGCGCGCGACCTTCTCGCCGAATATCTCCCCATCGCCATCGACAAGGCGACCCCCGAGGGCAAGCTGCCGGAAGACAAGAAGTAA